One segment of Mycolicibacterium baixiangningiae DNA contains the following:
- a CDS encoding MogA/MoaB family molybdenum cofactor biosynthesis protein produces the protein MRVAATLSVPTYTVEVMEQAGELVGRALVVVVDDRTAHGDEEDHSGPLVTELLGEAGFVVDGVVAVSADEVEIRNALNTAVIGGVDLVVSVGGTGVTPRDVTPEATRDILDRELLGISEALRASGLSAGIVDAGVSRGLAGISGSTLVVNIAGSRAAVRDGMATLNPLAVQIIGQLSSLEI, from the coding sequence GTGCGAGTGGCCGCGACGCTGTCCGTGCCCACCTATACGGTTGAGGTCATGGAACAGGCAGGGGAGTTGGTGGGCCGCGCGCTCGTCGTCGTCGTCGATGACCGCACCGCCCACGGCGACGAAGAGGATCACAGCGGTCCGCTGGTCACCGAGCTTCTCGGTGAGGCGGGTTTCGTCGTCGACGGGGTGGTCGCGGTGTCCGCCGACGAGGTGGAGATCCGCAATGCACTGAACACCGCTGTGATCGGCGGGGTGGACCTCGTGGTGTCGGTCGGTGGCACCGGGGTGACGCCGCGCGATGTGACTCCGGAGGCGACCCGCGACATCCTCGACCGTGAGCTCCTGGGCATCTCTGAGGCGTTGCGCGCCTCCGGGCTGTCGGCCGGGATCGTGGACGCCGGAGTGTCTCGCGGCCTCGCCGGGATCTCGGGCAGCACCCTGGTCGTGAACATCGCCGGATCGCGCGCTGCGGTCCGTGACGGGATGGCCACGCTCAATCCGTTGGCCGTGCAGATCATCGGACAGCTGTCGAGCCTGGAGATCTGA
- a CDS encoding response regulator transcription factor encodes MRILVVDDDRAVRESLRRSLSFNGYSVELAQDGMEALDLIANDRPDALVLDVMMPRLDGLEVCRQLRSTGDDLPILVLTARDSVSERVAGLDAGADDYLPKPFALEELLARMRALLRRTSPDDGPDSPALAFLDLTLDPVTREVTRGTRQISLTRTEFSLLEMLIANPRRVLTRSRILEEVWGFDFPTSGNALEVYIGYLRRKTEASGEPRLIHTVRGVGYVLRETPP; translated from the coding sequence GTGCGCATACTTGTCGTCGACGACGATCGTGCGGTGCGAGAGTCCCTGCGCCGGTCCCTGTCCTTCAACGGGTACTCCGTGGAGTTGGCCCAGGACGGTATGGAAGCCCTCGACCTGATCGCCAACGACCGGCCCGACGCCTTGGTGCTCGACGTGATGATGCCGCGGCTGGACGGCCTCGAGGTGTGCCGGCAGCTCCGCAGCACCGGCGACGACCTGCCGATTCTCGTGTTGACCGCCCGCGATTCGGTGTCCGAGCGTGTCGCCGGCCTCGACGCGGGAGCCGATGATTACCTGCCCAAACCGTTCGCGCTGGAGGAACTGCTCGCGCGGATGCGGGCACTGCTGCGCCGCACCTCACCCGACGACGGCCCGGATTCACCGGCCCTGGCCTTCCTCGATCTGACGCTTGACCCGGTCACCCGGGAAGTCACCCGGGGGACCCGGCAGATCAGTCTCACCCGCACCGAGTTCTCGTTGCTGGAGATGCTCATCGCCAATCCGCGCCGTGTGCTGACCCGCAGCCGCATCCTCGAAGAAGTGTGGGGCTTCGACTTCCCCACCTCGGGGAACGCACTCGAGGTGTACATCGGCTATCTGCGCCGTAAGACCGAAGCGTCCGGGGAGCCGCGACTGATCCACACCGTGCGCGGGGTGGGTTACGTGCTCCGCGAGACGCCGCCCTGA
- a CDS encoding MspA family porin, protein MKAISRVLIALVAAIAALFTSTGTSHAGLDNELSLVDGQGRTLTIQQWDTFLNGVFPLDRNRLTREWFHSGRAKYIVAGEGAEDFEGSLELGYQIGFPWSLGVGINFSYTTPNIAFDGLEGAAFLDTELGNEFTGIVTPPLFPGVSISADLGNGPGIQEVATFAVDVAGAEGAVAVSNAHGTVTGAAGGVLLRPYARLIAATGDSVTTYGQPWNMN, encoded by the coding sequence ATGAAGGCAATCAGTCGGGTGCTGATCGCGTTGGTTGCGGCCATCGCGGCTCTGTTCACGAGCACGGGCACTTCGCATGCAGGTCTGGACAATGAGCTCAGCCTGGTCGACGGGCAGGGCCGCACGCTCACGATTCAGCAATGGGACACCTTCCTCAATGGTGTGTTCCCGCTGGACCGCAACCGGCTGACGCGCGAGTGGTTCCACTCGGGCCGCGCGAAGTACATCGTCGCGGGCGAGGGCGCCGAGGACTTCGAGGGCTCACTCGAGCTGGGCTACCAGATCGGCTTCCCCTGGTCGCTGGGTGTCGGCATCAACTTCAGCTACACCACCCCCAACATCGCCTTCGACGGCCTCGAAGGTGCTGCCTTCTTGGACACCGAGCTGGGTAACGAGTTCACCGGCATCGTGACTCCGCCGCTGTTCCCGGGTGTCTCGATCAGCGCTGACCTGGGCAACGGCCCGGGCATCCAGGAAGTCGCGACCTTCGCGGTCGACGTCGCTGGTGCCGAAGGTGCGGTCGCGGTGTCCAACGCGCACGGCACGGTGACCGGTGCGGCCGGCGGTGTGCTGCTGCGTCCCTACGCCCGGCTGATCGCCGCCACCGGTGACAGCGTCACCACCTACGGCCAACCGTGGAACATGAACTGA
- a CDS encoding HAMP domain-containing sensor histidine kinase has translation MLLAMSMVAMVVVLMSVAVYAVVARALYDDIDNQLHIRARLLIESGSLAADPAKAIEGTAYSDINAMLVDPGRAIFANNSQGKLPIGEPEKDVISGELLLSLRTADHQRVLAVHLNNGSSLLISKSLAPTGEVLGRLGTVLLIVGGVGVVVAAIAGGMVARAGLRPVGRLTQAAERVARTEDLRPIPVFGSDELARLTEAFNMMLRALAESRERQARLVSDAGHELRTPLTSLRTNVELLMASQEPGAPRLPEQDLADLRADVIAQIEELSTLVGDLVDLTRDEAGGVVYETVDLAEVVDRSLERVRRRRNDIEFDVDVVGWQVYGDAAGLARAVLNLLDNAAKWSPPGGEVGVRLRQTDPVHAELVVSDRGPGIPEAERRLVFERFYRSTAARAMPGSGLGLAIVKQVVLKHGGALRVEDTVPGGDPPGTSIYVMLPGRPVAPSGDGTDRMPTPRPDAEMRSAGSRAEKK, from the coding sequence ATGCTGCTGGCGATGTCGATGGTGGCGATGGTCGTGGTGCTCATGTCGGTCGCCGTCTACGCCGTGGTGGCCCGGGCGCTCTACGACGACATCGACAACCAGCTGCACATCCGCGCGCGGCTGCTGATCGAGAGCGGGTCGCTGGCGGCCGACCCCGCCAAGGCGATCGAGGGCACCGCATACTCGGACATCAACGCGATGCTTGTCGACCCCGGCCGCGCGATCTTCGCCAACAACTCGCAGGGCAAACTGCCGATCGGCGAGCCGGAGAAGGACGTCATCTCCGGCGAGCTGCTGCTGTCGCTGCGCACCGCCGACCATCAGCGGGTGCTCGCCGTCCACCTGAACAACGGCAGCTCGTTGCTGATCTCGAAGAGCCTGGCGCCCACCGGCGAGGTGCTCGGCCGGCTCGGCACCGTGCTGCTCATCGTCGGCGGGGTCGGGGTGGTAGTCGCCGCGATCGCCGGCGGCATGGTCGCCCGAGCAGGGTTGCGCCCGGTCGGACGGTTGACCCAGGCCGCCGAACGCGTCGCCCGCACCGAGGATCTGCGGCCCATCCCGGTGTTCGGCAGCGACGAACTCGCCCGGCTCACCGAGGCCTTCAACATGATGCTGCGCGCACTGGCCGAATCGCGGGAGCGGCAAGCGCGACTGGTATCCGACGCCGGCCACGAATTGCGCACCCCGCTGACGTCGCTGCGCACCAACGTCGAACTGCTGATGGCCTCGCAGGAGCCGGGCGCACCGCGACTGCCCGAACAGGACCTGGCGGATCTGCGGGCTGACGTGATCGCACAGATCGAAGAGCTCTCCACGTTGGTGGGTGATCTGGTTGACCTGACCCGGGACGAGGCGGGCGGGGTGGTCTACGAGACCGTCGACCTGGCCGAGGTGGTCGACCGCAGCCTGGAACGAGTTCGGCGGCGCCGCAACGACATCGAGTTTGACGTCGACGTCGTCGGTTGGCAGGTCTACGGCGATGCCGCGGGGCTGGCTCGCGCGGTGCTCAACCTGCTCGACAACGCGGCGAAGTGGAGTCCACCGGGGGGCGAGGTAGGGGTCCGTCTGAGGCAGACCGATCCGGTCCACGCCGAACTGGTCGTATCCGACCGCGGCCCCGGCATTCCGGAGGCCGAACGGCGGTTGGTGTTCGAGCGTTTCTACCGCTCGACCGCCGCACGCGCGATGCCGGGATCCGGGCTGGGTCTGGCGATCGTCAAACAGGTCGTGCTCAAACACGGTGGGGCACTGCGCGTAGAGGACACAGTGCCGGGTGGCGATCCGCCGGGCACGTCGATCTATGTGATGCTGCCCGGCCGTCCGGTGGCCCCGTCCGGCGATGGAACCGACCGGATGCCGACGCCCCGTCCCGACGCGGAGATGCGTTCGGCCGGATCCCGAGCGGAGAAGAAGTGA
- a CDS encoding acyl-CoA dehydrogenase family protein codes for MSIWHTPEREQLRKSVRAFAEREVLPHVDEWERSGELPRELHRAAGEAGLLGAGMPESVGGGGGHGADAVIICEEMHYAGTPGGVFASLFTCGIATPHIAASGDERLIDAYVRPTLRGELIGALAITEPGGGSDVGHLTTRADRDGDSYVVNGAKTYITSGVRADYVVTAVRTGGPGAGGVSLLVVDKGSPGFHVTRKLDKMGWRSSDTAELSYTDVRVPVANLVGAENTGFLQIAGAFVSERVGLAAQAYSSAQRCLDLTVQWCRDRETFGRPLISRQSVQNTLAEMARRIDVARVYTHHVVERQLFGEADLITEVCFAKNTAVEAGEWVAHQAVQLFGGMGYMAESEVERQYRDMRILGIGGGTTEILTSLAAKTLGYRS; via the coding sequence GTGAGCATCTGGCATACCCCCGAGCGCGAACAGTTGCGAAAGTCCGTGCGGGCCTTTGCCGAACGCGAGGTGCTGCCGCACGTCGACGAGTGGGAACGCAGCGGCGAACTGCCCCGCGAGTTGCACCGCGCGGCAGGAGAGGCGGGACTACTGGGCGCCGGGATGCCCGAATCGGTGGGCGGTGGCGGCGGTCACGGCGCCGACGCGGTGATCATCTGCGAGGAGATGCACTACGCGGGTACCCCCGGCGGGGTGTTCGCCTCGCTGTTCACCTGCGGCATCGCGACGCCGCACATAGCCGCATCCGGCGACGAGCGGCTGATCGACGCCTACGTCCGTCCGACACTGCGCGGGGAACTCATCGGCGCCCTCGCGATCACCGAACCCGGCGGCGGCTCCGACGTCGGGCACCTGACCACCCGCGCGGACCGGGACGGCGACTCCTATGTGGTCAACGGCGCGAAGACCTACATCACCTCAGGGGTGCGGGCGGACTACGTCGTCACGGCGGTACGCACCGGCGGCCCGGGCGCCGGCGGGGTGTCGCTGCTGGTGGTCGACAAGGGCTCACCTGGATTTCACGTCACCCGCAAGCTCGACAAGATGGGTTGGCGGTCCAGCGACACCGCCGAGCTGTCCTACACCGACGTCCGTGTGCCGGTGGCCAACCTGGTCGGCGCCGAGAACACCGGCTTCCTGCAGATCGCCGGCGCGTTCGTCTCGGAGCGGGTAGGGCTTGCCGCACAGGCATATTCGAGTGCGCAGCGCTGTCTCGACCTGACCGTGCAGTGGTGCCGCGACCGCGAGACGTTCGGGCGGCCGCTGATCTCGCGGCAGTCGGTGCAGAACACGCTGGCCGAGATGGCCCGGCGCATCGACGTTGCCCGCGTGTACACCCACCACGTCGTCGAAAGGCAGCTGTTTGGGGAGGCCGATCTGATCACCGAGGTGTGCTTCGCCAAGAACACCGCCGTCGAGGCCGGCGAGTGGGTGGCCCACCAGGCGGTCCAGCTGTTCGGCGGGATGGGTTACATGGCCGAATCCGAGGTGGAGCGGCAGTACCGCGACATGCGGATCCTCGGCATCGGTGGCGGAACCACCGAAATCCTCACCTCGCTGGCCGCCAAGACGCTGGGATACCGATCATGA
- the rpmF gene encoding 50S ribosomal protein L32, giving the protein MAVPKRRMSRSNTRSRRAQWKAKPAELVGVTVAGQQHKVPRRLLKAARLGLLNLDRR; this is encoded by the coding sequence ATGGCTGTGCCCAAGCGCAGAATGTCGCGTTCGAACACTCGTAGCCGTCGCGCGCAGTGGAAGGCCAAGCCCGCCGAACTCGTGGGTGTGACGGTCGCAGGACAGCAGCACAAGGTGCCGCGTCGTCTGCTCAAGGCCGCTCGTCTCGGCCTGCTCAACCTCGACCGCCGCTGA
- a CDS encoding MspA family porin: MKAISRVLIALVAAIAALFTSTGTSHAGLDNELSLVDGQGRTLTIQQWDTFLNGVFPLDRNRLTREWFHSGRAKYIVAGEGAEDFEGSLELGYQIGFPWSLGVGINFSYTTPNIAFDGLEGAGFVDPVLGNEFTGIVTPPLFPGVSISADLGNGPGIQEVATFAVDVAGAEGAVAVSNAHGTVTGAAGGVLLRPYARLIAATGDSVTTYGQPWNMN, translated from the coding sequence ATGAAGGCAATCAGTCGGGTGCTGATCGCGTTGGTTGCGGCCATCGCGGCTCTGTTCACGAGCACGGGCACTTCGCATGCAGGTCTGGACAATGAGCTCAGCCTGGTCGACGGGCAGGGCCGCACGCTCACGATTCAGCAGTGGGACACCTTCCTCAATGGTGTGTTCCCGCTGGACCGCAACCGGCTGACGCGCGAGTGGTTCCACTCGGGCCGCGCGAAGTACATCGTCGCGGGCGAGGGCGCCGAGGACTTCGAGGGCTCACTCGAGCTGGGCTACCAGATCGGCTTCCCCTGGTCGCTGGGTGTGGGCATCAACTTCAGCTACACCACCCCCAACATCGCCTTCGACGGCCTCGAAGGTGCGGGCTTCGTCGACCCCGTGCTGGGTAACGAGTTCACCGGCATCGTGACTCCGCCGCTGTTCCCGGGTGTCTCGATCAGCGCTGACCTGGGCAACGGCCCGGGCATCCAGGAAGTCGCGACCTTCGCGGTCGACGTCGCTGGTGCCGAAGGTGCGGTCGCGGTGTCCAACGCGCACGGCACGGTGACCGGTGCGGCCGGCGGTGTGCTGCTGCGTCCCTACGCCCGGCTGATCGCCGCCACCGGTGACAGCGTCACCACCTACGGCCAGCCGTGGAACATGAACTAA
- a CDS encoding acyclic terpene utilization AtuA family protein, with protein MREMLTDGELDFLTGDYLAELTMLILARDRATSPDRGYAKTFLSQLEECLGLAIERGVRIVTNAGGLNPAGLAAAVRALAERLGLTVAVAHVEGDDLVGRAGELGFGTPLAANAYLGAWGIADCLTAGADVVVTGRVTDASVTVGPAAAHFGWQRTDYDALAGAVAAGHVLECGVQATGGNYAFFTDVPDLVHAGFPLAEIHADGSSVITKHPGSGGAVTVDTVTAQLLYEISGARYANPDVTLRVDSLRLHDDGPDRVRIDGVVGEPPPPTLKVSLNSVGGFRNAMTFVLTGLDIEAKAALVRRQLDAGLTVAPAELEWTLARTDHPDADTEETASALLRCVVRDPDPAVVGRRFSNAAVELALASYPGFHVTAPPADGQVYGVFTAGYVAADEVPHLAVHADGTRTDIAAATDTRELQPVDEPALPSPRALGPTRRAPLGLIAGARSGDKGGSANIGVWVRTGAQWRWLAHTLTVDTLCELLPETAGLPVTRHLLPNLRAVNFVVDGILGQGVAYQARFDPQAKGLGEWLRSRHLDIPEELLPQ; from the coding sequence ATGCGCGAGATGCTCACCGACGGCGAGCTGGACTTCCTCACCGGGGACTACCTCGCCGAGCTCACCATGCTGATCCTGGCCCGCGACCGGGCCACGAGCCCCGACCGCGGTTACGCCAAGACCTTCCTGAGCCAGCTCGAGGAATGCCTCGGCCTCGCGATCGAGCGGGGCGTGCGGATCGTGACCAACGCCGGCGGCCTCAACCCCGCCGGGCTGGCCGCCGCGGTCCGCGCCCTGGCCGAGCGGCTGGGACTCACCGTCGCCGTCGCGCACGTCGAAGGCGACGACCTCGTCGGCCGGGCCGGTGAACTCGGCTTCGGCACACCGCTGGCGGCCAACGCCTACCTGGGTGCGTGGGGCATCGCCGACTGCCTGACCGCCGGTGCCGACGTGGTGGTGACGGGACGGGTCACCGACGCGTCGGTGACCGTCGGCCCTGCCGCCGCACACTTCGGCTGGCAGCGCACCGACTACGACGCGCTGGCCGGAGCGGTCGCCGCGGGGCACGTCCTCGAATGCGGCGTACAGGCCACCGGCGGCAACTACGCGTTCTTCACCGACGTGCCCGACCTCGTCCACGCCGGCTTCCCGCTCGCCGAGATCCACGCCGACGGCTCCTCGGTGATCACCAAACACCCCGGAAGCGGCGGCGCCGTCACCGTCGACACCGTCACCGCCCAGCTGCTCTACGAGATCTCCGGCGCCCGCTATGCCAACCCCGACGTCACGTTGCGGGTTGACTCGCTGCGACTGCACGACGACGGACCCGACCGGGTGCGCATCGACGGCGTCGTAGGCGAACCACCACCCCCGACCCTGAAGGTGTCACTGAACAGTGTCGGCGGGTTCCGCAACGCGATGACGTTCGTGCTCACTGGTCTCGATATCGAGGCGAAGGCCGCGCTGGTGCGCCGGCAGCTCGACGCCGGGCTGACCGTCGCGCCCGCCGAACTCGAGTGGACACTGGCCCGCACCGACCACCCCGACGCCGACACCGAGGAGACGGCCAGCGCGCTGCTGCGCTGTGTGGTGCGCGATCCCGATCCGGCAGTCGTCGGGCGCCGGTTCTCCAACGCCGCCGTCGAACTCGCGCTCGCCAGTTACCCCGGGTTCCATGTCACCGCCCCTCCGGCCGACGGACAGGTCTACGGCGTGTTCACCGCCGGTTACGTGGCCGCGGACGAGGTGCCGCACCTCGCGGTCCACGCCGACGGCACCCGCACCGACATCGCGGCGGCGACGGACACCCGCGAGTTGCAGCCCGTCGACGAACCCGCGCTGCCGTCGCCGCGTGCGCTCGGTCCGACGCGGCGGGCGCCGCTGGGGCTGATCGCCGGTGCGCGCAGCGGCGACAAGGGCGGCAGCGCGAACATCGGCGTCTGGGTGCGCACCGGCGCTCAGTGGCGCTGGCTCGCGCACACGCTGACCGTCGACACCCTGTGCGAACTGTTGCCCGAGACCGCCGGGCTCCCCGTTACCCGGCACCTGCTGCCCAACCTGCGGGCCGTCAACTTCGTCGTCGACGGCATCCTCGGCCAGGGCGTCGCCTATCAGGCCCGGTTCGACCCGCAGGCCAAAGGGCTCGGCGAATGGCTGCGCAGCCGCCATCTGGACATCCCCGAGGAGTTGTTGCCCCAGTGA
- a CDS encoding MspA family porin encodes MKAVSRVLIALVAAIAALFTSTGTSHAGLDNEVSLVDGQGRTLTIQQWDTFLNGVFPLDRNRLTREWFHSGRAKYIVAGAGAEEFEGSLELGYQIGFPWSLGVGINFSYTTPNIAFDGLEGFGIFGGELSGIVTPPLFPGVSISSDLGNGPGIQEVATFAVDVTGAEGAVAVSNAHGTVTGAAGGVLLRPYARLIASSGDSVTTYGAPWNMN; translated from the coding sequence ATGAAAGCAGTCAGTCGGGTGCTGATCGCGTTGGTTGCGGCCATCGCGGCTCTGTTCACGAGCACGGGCACTTCGCATGCAGGTCTGGACAACGAGGTCAGCCTGGTCGATGGGCAGGGCCGCACGCTCACGATTCAGCAATGGGACACCTTCCTCAATGGGGTGTTCCCGCTGGACCGCAACCGGCTGACGCGCGAGTGGTTCCACTCGGGTCGCGCCAAGTACATCGTCGCAGGCGCGGGTGCTGAGGAGTTCGAGGGTTCGCTGGAGCTGGGCTACCAGATCGGTTTCCCCTGGTCGCTGGGTGTGGGCATCAACTTCAGCTACACCACCCCCAACATCGCCTTCGACGGCCTGGAGGGATTCGGCATCTTCGGTGGCGAGCTCTCCGGCATCGTGACTCCTCCGCTGTTCCCGGGCGTCTCGATCAGCTCCGACCTGGGCAACGGCCCGGGCATCCAGGAAGTCGCGACCTTCGCAGTCGATGTCACCGGTGCCGAAGGTGCGGTCGCGGTGTCCAACGCGCACGGCACTGTGACCGGTGCGGCCGGTGGTGTGCTGCTGCGTCCGTACGCCCGGCTGATCGCCTCGAGCGGTGACAGCGTCACCACCTACGGCGCGCCCTGGAACATGAACTGA
- a CDS encoding S1C family serine protease, with amino-acid sequence MTNHPRYSPPPQQQPGHRPVGRDTGYPGAQGADPYSPQQPYDWRYAAQPQQQFRAPYDPYRGAVQPTAVLPQPRPAQKRSRAGMLTIGALAVAVVSAGIGGGVATMVHQDRPSIGGSVSGAAPSMPAAALPAGSVEQVAAKVVPSVVKLETNLGRASEEGSGIILTSDGLILTNNHVVAAAADRPDAPGGGAETKVIFSNGRTTSFSVVGTDPSSDIAVVRAENASGLTPISLGSSGDLRVGQDVVAIGSPLGLEGTVTTGIISALNRPVAAGGDTRNQNTVLDAIQTDAAINPGNSGGALVNMNGELVGVNSAIATMGGDSPQAQSGSIGLGFAIPVDQAKRIADELIQNGSASHASLGVQVSNDTATDGAKIVEVNAGGAAAAAGLPSGVVVTKVDDRVINSADALVAAVRSKAPGEKVTLTYLDPAGEPQNVQVTLGKAQQ; translated from the coding sequence ATGACGAACCACCCGAGGTATTCGCCGCCGCCGCAACAGCAGCCGGGCCACCGCCCGGTTGGCCGGGACACCGGGTACCCGGGCGCCCAAGGTGCGGACCCGTATTCACCACAACAGCCCTATGACTGGCGGTACGCAGCGCAACCGCAGCAGCAGTTCCGCGCCCCGTACGACCCCTACCGGGGCGCCGTACAGCCGACTGCGGTCCTGCCGCAACCGCGCCCGGCCCAAAAGCGTTCGCGCGCAGGCATGTTGACCATCGGTGCGCTGGCAGTCGCGGTGGTGTCAGCGGGCATCGGGGGCGGTGTGGCGACGATGGTGCACCAGGACCGGCCGTCGATCGGCGGGTCGGTCTCCGGTGCGGCACCGAGCATGCCTGCCGCCGCCCTACCCGCTGGGTCGGTCGAGCAGGTGGCCGCCAAGGTGGTGCCGAGCGTGGTCAAGCTCGAGACGAATCTGGGCCGGGCGTCCGAGGAGGGTTCCGGCATCATCCTCACCTCGGACGGTCTGATTCTCACCAACAACCACGTCGTTGCCGCCGCGGCCGATCGTCCCGACGCCCCCGGTGGCGGCGCCGAGACCAAGGTGATTTTCTCCAACGGCCGCACCACGTCGTTCTCCGTCGTCGGCACCGACCCCAGCAGTGACATCGCGGTCGTCCGCGCGGAGAACGCGTCGGGTCTGACGCCGATCTCGCTGGGTTCGTCGGGCGATCTGCGCGTCGGACAGGACGTCGTCGCGATCGGTTCGCCGCTCGGACTCGAGGGGACGGTCACCACCGGGATCATCAGCGCGCTGAACCGGCCCGTCGCCGCGGGCGGGGACACACGCAACCAGAACACGGTGCTCGACGCGATACAGACCGACGCCGCGATCAACCCGGGTAACTCGGGCGGCGCGCTGGTGAACATGAACGGCGAGCTGGTCGGCGTGAACTCGGCGATCGCCACCATGGGCGGTGACTCGCCGCAGGCACAGAGCGGTTCGATCGGCCTGGGCTTCGCGATCCCGGTGGACCAGGCCAAGCGCATCGCCGACGAGCTGATCCAGAACGGCTCGGCCTCGCACGCCTCGCTGGGGGTGCAGGTCAGCAATGACACCGCCACCGACGGCGCGAAGATCGTGGAGGTGAACGCCGGTGGTGCGGCGGCCGCGGCCGGCCTACCCAGTGGTGTGGTGGTGACCAAGGTGGACGACCGGGTGATCAACAGCGCCGACGCGCTGGTGGCGGCCGTGCGGTCCAAGGCGCCGGGGGAGAAGGTGACGCTGACCTACCTCGATCCGGCGGGTGAGCCTCAGAACGTGCAGGTGACGTTGGGGAAGGCCCAGCAGTGA
- a CDS encoding acyl-CoA carboxylase subunit beta codes for MTITSALDPSSVAYAEAAQAMTAKLAELDAEHAKALAGGGAKYVERHHARGKLTARERIELLVDPDSPFLELSPVAAWGSEFAVGASVVTGIGAVSGVECLLVANDPTVKGGTSNPWTLRKVLRANQIALQNRLPVISLVESGGADLPTQKEVFIPGGQMFRDLTRLSAAGIPTIALVFGNSTAGGAYVPGLSDHVVMIKERSKVFLAGPPLVKMATGEESDDESLGGAEMHSRTSGLGDYFAVDELDALRIGRRIVGRLNWRKQGPAPGPVTEPLFDGEHLLGVVPSDLRIPFDPREVIARIVDGSEFDEFKALYGSSLVTGWARLHGFPIGILANARGVLFSEESQKATQFIQLANRSNTPLLFLHNTTGYMVGKQYEEGGMIKHGSMMINAVSNSTVPHLSLLIGASYGAGHYGMCGRAYDPRFLFAWPSAKAAVMGGTQLAGVISIVSRAAAEARGQVVDDATDASLRAAIEAQIEAESLPMFLSGRLYDDGVIDPRDTRTVLGMCLSAIANGPIEGTSNFGVFRM; via the coding sequence ATGACCATCACATCCGCACTCGACCCGTCCTCGGTCGCATACGCCGAGGCCGCGCAGGCGATGACCGCCAAGCTCGCCGAACTCGACGCCGAACACGCCAAGGCACTGGCCGGCGGCGGTGCGAAGTACGTCGAACGCCACCACGCACGAGGCAAACTCACCGCCCGTGAGCGCATCGAACTGCTCGTCGACCCCGACTCGCCGTTCCTGGAGCTGAGCCCAGTGGCCGCATGGGGCAGCGAGTTCGCCGTCGGCGCCAGTGTGGTCACCGGCATCGGCGCGGTCAGCGGGGTGGAATGCCTCCTGGTGGCCAACGACCCGACGGTCAAGGGCGGCACCAGCAATCCGTGGACCCTGCGGAAGGTATTGCGCGCCAACCAGATCGCCCTGCAAAACCGGTTACCTGTGATCTCGCTCGTCGAATCCGGCGGCGCCGACCTGCCCACGCAGAAAGAGGTCTTCATCCCCGGCGGGCAGATGTTCCGGGACCTCACCCGCCTGTCGGCGGCCGGGATCCCCACGATCGCGCTGGTGTTCGGCAACTCCACGGCCGGTGGCGCCTACGTACCCGGCCTGTCCGACCACGTGGTGATGATCAAGGAGCGCTCGAAGGTGTTCCTGGCCGGGCCGCCGCTGGTGAAGATGGCCACCGGCGAGGAGTCCGACGACGAATCGCTGGGCGGGGCCGAGATGCATTCCCGTACCTCGGGTCTCGGCGACTACTTCGCCGTCGATGAGCTCGACGCGCTGCGGATCGGCCGGCGCATCGTGGGGCGGCTCAACTGGCGCAAGCAGGGGCCGGCACCGGGTCCGGTGACCGAGCCGCTGTTCGACGGCGAGCACCTGCTGGGCGTCGTGCCGTCGGACCTGCGCATCCCGTTCGACCCGCGGGAGGTCATCGCCCGCATCGTCGACGGTTCGGAATTCGACGAGTTCAAGGCGCTCTACGGGTCGTCGCTGGTGACGGGCTGGGCGAGGCTGCACGGCTTTCCGATCGGCATCCTCGCCAACGCCCGCGGGGTGCTCTTCAGCGAGGAGTCGCAGAAGGCCACCCAGTTCATCCAGCTGGCGAACCGGTCGAACACGCCCCTTCTGTTCCTGCACAACACGACCGGGTACATGGTCGGTAAGCAGTACGAAGAGGGCGGGATGATCAAACACGGTTCGATGATGATCAACGCGGTGTCGAATTCGACGGTGCCACACCTTTCACTGCTGATCGGTGCGTCCTACGGCGCCGGGCACTACGGCATGTGCGGGCGCGCCTACGATCCCCGCTTCCTGTTCGCGTGGCCGAGCGCCAAGGCCGCGGTGATGGGCGGCACGCAGCTGGCAGGCGTGATCTCCATCGTCAGCCGCGCGGCGGCCGAGGCCCGCGGACAAGTAGTGGACGACGCCACTGATGCTTCTTTGCGGGCGGCGATCGAAGCGCAGATCGAGGCGGAGTCGCTGCCGATGTTCCTCTCGGGCCGGCTCTACGACGACGGGGTGATCGACCCGCGCGACACCCGCACCGTGCTGGGGATGTGCCTGTCCGCCATCGCGAACGGGCCGATCGAGGGGACGTCGAATTTCGGCGTCTTCCGGATGTGA